One genomic region from Strix uralensis isolate ZFMK-TIS-50842 chromosome 5, bStrUra1, whole genome shotgun sequence encodes:
- the LOC141944658 gene encoding sodium- and chloride-dependent GABA transporter 2 isoform X1: MDYRVPGAVSNGETVPAHPGMEKEKEEEEEEQTLERGQWNNKLEYVLSVAGEIIGLGNVWRFPYLCYKNGGGAFFIPYLIFLFTCGIPVFFLETALGQYTSQGGVTAWRRICPLFEGIGYASQVIVVLLNFYYIIVLAWALFYLFSSFTIDLPWGSCDHEWNTGNCMELQKANSTLNVTNENATSPVIEFWERRVLKISDGIQHLGSLRWELALCLLLAWIICYFCIWKGVKSTGKVVYFTATFPYLMLVVLLIRGVSLPGASQGILFYLYPDLSRLGDPQVWMDAGTQIFFSYAICLGCLTALGSYNKYHNNCYRDCVALCFLNSGTSFVAGFAIFSILGFMAGEQGVPIAEVAESGPGLAFIAYPRAVVMLPFSPLWACFFFLMVVLLGLDSQFVCVESLVTALVDMYPTIFRKKNRRETLILLVSILSYLVGLVMLTEGGMYVFQLFDYYAASGMCLLFVAIFETLCIAWVYGAERFYDNIEDMIGYRPWPIIKYCWLFITPAVCMATFLFSLIKYTPLTYNKKYVYPWWGDTLGWLLALSSMVCIPLWIIYKLSTIKGSLRERLRQLTCPLEDLPSRPGTGQAPPSTRAGLLMLTELESHC, encoded by the exons ATGGATTACAGAGTCCCTGGTGCTGTCAGCAATGGCGAAACAGTGCCCGCACACCCCGGcatggagaaggagaaggaggaggaggaggaggagcagaccCTGGAGCGAGGGCAGTGGAACAATAAGCTGGAGTACGTCCTGTCTGTGGCTGGGGAGATCATCGGCCTGGGAAATGTCTGGCGCTTTCCCTACCTCTGCTACAAGAACGGTGGAG GTGCCTTCTTCATCCCCTACCTCATCTTCCTCTTCACCTGTGGGATCCCCGTCTTCTTCCTGGAGACAGCGCTGGGGCAGTACACCAGCCAGGGAGGGGTGACGGCCTGGCGTAGGATCTGTCCCCTCTTTGAAG GAATTGGCTACGCCTCACAGGTCATCGTCGTACTGCTGAACTTCTACTACATCATTGTCCTGGCCTGGGCCTTGTTTTATCTCTTCAGTTCGTTCACCATCGACCTCCCCTGGGGCAGCTGTGACCACGAGTGGAACACAG GGAACTGCATGGAACTTCAGAAGGCAAACTCAACACTCAACGTGACCAATGAAAACGCCACGTCCCCTGTCATCGAGTTCTGGGA GAGGAGAGTGCTAAAGATTTCTGATGGCATCCAGCACCTGGGCAGCCTGCGCTGGGAGCTGGCTCTCTGTCTCTTGCTGGCGTGGATCATCTGTTACTTCTGCATTTGGAAAGGGGTCAAGTCCACAGGCAAG GTGGTGTATTTCACGGCCACGTTCCCATACCTCATGCTGGTCGTTCTGCTGATCAGAGGAGTCTCCCTGCCCGGGGCATCCCAGGGAATCCTGTTTTACCTTTATCCAGACCTCAGTCGCCTTGGGGACCCCCAG GTCTGGATGGACGCAGGCACTCAAATCTTCTTTTCGTATGCAATTTGTCTGGGATGCCTGACAGCTCTGGGCAGCTATAACAAATACCATAACAACTGCTACAG GGACTGCGTGGCCCTCTGCTTCCTCAACAGTGGCACCAGCTTTGTGGCTGGTTTTGCCATCTTCTCCATCCTCGGCTTCATGGCAGGGGAGCAGGGCGTGCCCATCGCCGAGGTGGCTGAGTCAG GGCCTGGCCTGGCATTCATCGCCTACCCTCGGGCTGTGGTCATGCTGCCCTTCTCACCGCTCTGGGCATGCTTCTTCTTCCTGATGGTTGTTTTGCTGGGACTGGACAGTCAG TTTGTCTGCGTGGAGAGCCTTGTCACAGCTCTTGTGGACATGTACCCCACCATCTTCCGCAAGAAGAACCGCCGGGAGACCCTTATCCTGCTGGTCTCCATCCTCTCCTATCTGGTTGGGTTGGTGATGCTCACAGAG GGTGGGATGTATGTCTTCCAGCTCTTTGATTACTATgctgccagtggcatgtgcctGCTCTTTGTGGCCATTTTCGAGACTCTCTGCATCGCTTGGGTCTATG GTGCTGAGCGTTTCTACGATAACATTGAAGATATGATCGGCTACCGGCCATGGCCCATCATCAAATACTGCTGGCTTTTCATCACCCCAGCGGTTTGCATG GCAACGTTCCTGTTCTCTCTGATCAAATACACCCCCCTGACCTACAACAAGAAGTATGTGTATCCATGGTGGGGAGACAccctgggctggctgctggcccTCTCCTCCATGGTGTGCATCCCTCTCTGGATCATCTACAAACTCTCCACCATCAAAGGCTCCCTCAGAGAG AGGCTCCGCCAACTCACCTGCCCACTTGAGGACTTGCCTTCCAGGCCCGGCACGGGACAGGCCCCTCCCTCCACCAGAGCTGGCCTACTGATGTTGACAGAGCTCGAATCTCATTGCTAG
- the LOC141944658 gene encoding sodium- and chloride-dependent GABA transporter 2 isoform X3, producing the protein MDYRVPGAVSNGETVPAHPGMEKEKEEEEEEQTLERGQWNNKLEYVLSVAGEIIGLGNVWRFPYLCYKNGGGAFFIPYLIFLFTCGIPVFFLETALGQYTSQGGVTAWRRICPLFEGNCMELQKANSTLNVTNENATSPVIEFWERRVLKISDGIQHLGSLRWELALCLLLAWIICYFCIWKGVKSTGKVVYFTATFPYLMLVVLLIRGVSLPGASQGILFYLYPDLSRLGDPQVWMDAGTQIFFSYAICLGCLTALGSYNKYHNNCYRDCVALCFLNSGTSFVAGFAIFSILGFMAGEQGVPIAEVAESGPGLAFIAYPRAVVMLPFSPLWACFFFLMVVLLGLDSQFVCVESLVTALVDMYPTIFRKKNRRETLILLVSILSYLVGLVMLTEGGMYVFQLFDYYAASGMCLLFVAIFETLCIAWVYGAERFYDNIEDMIGYRPWPIIKYCWLFITPAVCMATFLFSLIKYTPLTYNKKYVYPWWGDTLGWLLALSSMVCIPLWIIYKLSTIKGSLRERLRQLTCPLEDLPSRPGTGQAPPSTRAGLLMLTELESHC; encoded by the exons ATGGATTACAGAGTCCCTGGTGCTGTCAGCAATGGCGAAACAGTGCCCGCACACCCCGGcatggagaaggagaaggaggaggaggaggaggagcagaccCTGGAGCGAGGGCAGTGGAACAATAAGCTGGAGTACGTCCTGTCTGTGGCTGGGGAGATCATCGGCCTGGGAAATGTCTGGCGCTTTCCCTACCTCTGCTACAAGAACGGTGGAG GTGCCTTCTTCATCCCCTACCTCATCTTCCTCTTCACCTGTGGGATCCCCGTCTTCTTCCTGGAGACAGCGCTGGGGCAGTACACCAGCCAGGGAGGGGTGACGGCCTGGCGTAGGATCTGTCCCCTCTTTGAAG GGAACTGCATGGAACTTCAGAAGGCAAACTCAACACTCAACGTGACCAATGAAAACGCCACGTCCCCTGTCATCGAGTTCTGGGA GAGGAGAGTGCTAAAGATTTCTGATGGCATCCAGCACCTGGGCAGCCTGCGCTGGGAGCTGGCTCTCTGTCTCTTGCTGGCGTGGATCATCTGTTACTTCTGCATTTGGAAAGGGGTCAAGTCCACAGGCAAG GTGGTGTATTTCACGGCCACGTTCCCATACCTCATGCTGGTCGTTCTGCTGATCAGAGGAGTCTCCCTGCCCGGGGCATCCCAGGGAATCCTGTTTTACCTTTATCCAGACCTCAGTCGCCTTGGGGACCCCCAG GTCTGGATGGACGCAGGCACTCAAATCTTCTTTTCGTATGCAATTTGTCTGGGATGCCTGACAGCTCTGGGCAGCTATAACAAATACCATAACAACTGCTACAG GGACTGCGTGGCCCTCTGCTTCCTCAACAGTGGCACCAGCTTTGTGGCTGGTTTTGCCATCTTCTCCATCCTCGGCTTCATGGCAGGGGAGCAGGGCGTGCCCATCGCCGAGGTGGCTGAGTCAG GGCCTGGCCTGGCATTCATCGCCTACCCTCGGGCTGTGGTCATGCTGCCCTTCTCACCGCTCTGGGCATGCTTCTTCTTCCTGATGGTTGTTTTGCTGGGACTGGACAGTCAG TTTGTCTGCGTGGAGAGCCTTGTCACAGCTCTTGTGGACATGTACCCCACCATCTTCCGCAAGAAGAACCGCCGGGAGACCCTTATCCTGCTGGTCTCCATCCTCTCCTATCTGGTTGGGTTGGTGATGCTCACAGAG GGTGGGATGTATGTCTTCCAGCTCTTTGATTACTATgctgccagtggcatgtgcctGCTCTTTGTGGCCATTTTCGAGACTCTCTGCATCGCTTGGGTCTATG GTGCTGAGCGTTTCTACGATAACATTGAAGATATGATCGGCTACCGGCCATGGCCCATCATCAAATACTGCTGGCTTTTCATCACCCCAGCGGTTTGCATG GCAACGTTCCTGTTCTCTCTGATCAAATACACCCCCCTGACCTACAACAAGAAGTATGTGTATCCATGGTGGGGAGACAccctgggctggctgctggcccTCTCCTCCATGGTGTGCATCCCTCTCTGGATCATCTACAAACTCTCCACCATCAAAGGCTCCCTCAGAGAG AGGCTCCGCCAACTCACCTGCCCACTTGAGGACTTGCCTTCCAGGCCCGGCACGGGACAGGCCCCTCCCTCCACCAGAGCTGGCCTACTGATGTTGACAGAGCTCGAATCTCATTGCTAG
- the LOC141944658 gene encoding sodium- and chloride-dependent GABA transporter 2 isoform X4 translates to MDYRVPGAVSNGETVPAHPGMEKEKEEEEEEQTLERGQWNNKLEYVLSVAGEIIGLGNVWRFPYLCYKNGGGAFFIPYLIFLFTCGIPVFFLETALGQYTSQGGVTAWRRICPLFEGIGYASQVIVVLLNFYYIIVLAWALFYLFSSFTIDLPWGSCDHEWNTGNCMELQKANSTLNVTNENATSPVIEFWERRVLKISDGIQHLGSLRWELALCLLLAWIICYFCIWKGVKSTGKVVYFTATFPYLMLVVLLIRGVSLPGASQGILFYLYPDLSRLGDPQVWMDAGTQIFFSYAICLGCLTALGSYNKYHNNCYRDCVALCFLNSGTSFVAGFAIFSILGFMAGEQGVPIAEVAESGPGLAFIAYPRAVVMLPFSPLWACFFFLMVVLLGLDSQFVCVESLVTALVDMYPTIFRKKNRRETLILLVSILSYLVGLVMLTEGGMYVFQLFDYYAASGMCLLFVAIFETLCIAWVYGNVPVLSDQIHPPDLQQEVCVSMVGRHPGLAAGPLLHGVHPSLDHLQTLHHQRLPQREAPPTHLPT, encoded by the exons ATGGATTACAGAGTCCCTGGTGCTGTCAGCAATGGCGAAACAGTGCCCGCACACCCCGGcatggagaaggagaaggaggaggaggaggaggagcagaccCTGGAGCGAGGGCAGTGGAACAATAAGCTGGAGTACGTCCTGTCTGTGGCTGGGGAGATCATCGGCCTGGGAAATGTCTGGCGCTTTCCCTACCTCTGCTACAAGAACGGTGGAG GTGCCTTCTTCATCCCCTACCTCATCTTCCTCTTCACCTGTGGGATCCCCGTCTTCTTCCTGGAGACAGCGCTGGGGCAGTACACCAGCCAGGGAGGGGTGACGGCCTGGCGTAGGATCTGTCCCCTCTTTGAAG GAATTGGCTACGCCTCACAGGTCATCGTCGTACTGCTGAACTTCTACTACATCATTGTCCTGGCCTGGGCCTTGTTTTATCTCTTCAGTTCGTTCACCATCGACCTCCCCTGGGGCAGCTGTGACCACGAGTGGAACACAG GGAACTGCATGGAACTTCAGAAGGCAAACTCAACACTCAACGTGACCAATGAAAACGCCACGTCCCCTGTCATCGAGTTCTGGGA GAGGAGAGTGCTAAAGATTTCTGATGGCATCCAGCACCTGGGCAGCCTGCGCTGGGAGCTGGCTCTCTGTCTCTTGCTGGCGTGGATCATCTGTTACTTCTGCATTTGGAAAGGGGTCAAGTCCACAGGCAAG GTGGTGTATTTCACGGCCACGTTCCCATACCTCATGCTGGTCGTTCTGCTGATCAGAGGAGTCTCCCTGCCCGGGGCATCCCAGGGAATCCTGTTTTACCTTTATCCAGACCTCAGTCGCCTTGGGGACCCCCAG GTCTGGATGGACGCAGGCACTCAAATCTTCTTTTCGTATGCAATTTGTCTGGGATGCCTGACAGCTCTGGGCAGCTATAACAAATACCATAACAACTGCTACAG GGACTGCGTGGCCCTCTGCTTCCTCAACAGTGGCACCAGCTTTGTGGCTGGTTTTGCCATCTTCTCCATCCTCGGCTTCATGGCAGGGGAGCAGGGCGTGCCCATCGCCGAGGTGGCTGAGTCAG GGCCTGGCCTGGCATTCATCGCCTACCCTCGGGCTGTGGTCATGCTGCCCTTCTCACCGCTCTGGGCATGCTTCTTCTTCCTGATGGTTGTTTTGCTGGGACTGGACAGTCAG TTTGTCTGCGTGGAGAGCCTTGTCACAGCTCTTGTGGACATGTACCCCACCATCTTCCGCAAGAAGAACCGCCGGGAGACCCTTATCCTGCTGGTCTCCATCCTCTCCTATCTGGTTGGGTTGGTGATGCTCACAGAG GGTGGGATGTATGTCTTCCAGCTCTTTGATTACTATgctgccagtggcatgtgcctGCTCTTTGTGGCCATTTTCGAGACTCTCTGCATCGCTTGGGTCTATG GCAACGTTCCTGTTCTCTCTGATCAAATACACCCCCCTGACCTACAACAAGAAGTATGTGTATCCATGGTGGGGAGACAccctgggctggctgctggcccTCTCCTCCATGGTGTGCATCCCTCTCTGGATCATCTACAAACTCTCCACCATCAAAGGCTCCCTCAGAGAG AGGCTCCGCCAACTCACCTGCCCACTTGA
- the LOC141944658 gene encoding sodium- and chloride-dependent GABA transporter 2 isoform X2, giving the protein MDYRVPGAVSNGETVPAHPGMEKEKEEEEEEQTLERGQWNNKLEYVLSVAGEIIGLGNVWRFPYLCYKNGGGAFFIPYLIFLFTCGIPVFFLETALGQYTSQGGVTAWRRICPLFEGIGYASQVIVVLLNFYYIIVLAWALFYLFSSFTIDLPWGSCDHEWNTGNCMELQKANSTLNVTNENATSPVIEFWERRVLKISDGIQHLGSLRWELALCLLLAWIICYFCIWKGVKSTGKVVYFTATFPYLMLVVLLIRGVSLPGASQGILFYLYPDLSRLGDPQVWMDAGTQIFFSYAICLGCLTALGSYNKYHNNCYRDCVALCFLNSGTSFVAGFAIFSILGFMAGEQGVPIAEVAESGPGLAFIAYPRAVVMLPFSPLWACFFFLMVVLLGLDSQFVCVESLVTALVDMYPTIFRKKNRRETLILLVSILSYLVGLVMLTEGGMYVFQLFDYYAASGMCLLFVAIFETLCIAWVYGAERFYDNIEDMIGYRPWPIIKYCWLFITPAVCMATFLFSLIKYTPLTYNKKYVYPWWGDTLGWLLALSSMVCIPLWIIYKLSTIKGSLREHPYEKVH; this is encoded by the exons ATGGATTACAGAGTCCCTGGTGCTGTCAGCAATGGCGAAACAGTGCCCGCACACCCCGGcatggagaaggagaaggaggaggaggaggaggagcagaccCTGGAGCGAGGGCAGTGGAACAATAAGCTGGAGTACGTCCTGTCTGTGGCTGGGGAGATCATCGGCCTGGGAAATGTCTGGCGCTTTCCCTACCTCTGCTACAAGAACGGTGGAG GTGCCTTCTTCATCCCCTACCTCATCTTCCTCTTCACCTGTGGGATCCCCGTCTTCTTCCTGGAGACAGCGCTGGGGCAGTACACCAGCCAGGGAGGGGTGACGGCCTGGCGTAGGATCTGTCCCCTCTTTGAAG GAATTGGCTACGCCTCACAGGTCATCGTCGTACTGCTGAACTTCTACTACATCATTGTCCTGGCCTGGGCCTTGTTTTATCTCTTCAGTTCGTTCACCATCGACCTCCCCTGGGGCAGCTGTGACCACGAGTGGAACACAG GGAACTGCATGGAACTTCAGAAGGCAAACTCAACACTCAACGTGACCAATGAAAACGCCACGTCCCCTGTCATCGAGTTCTGGGA GAGGAGAGTGCTAAAGATTTCTGATGGCATCCAGCACCTGGGCAGCCTGCGCTGGGAGCTGGCTCTCTGTCTCTTGCTGGCGTGGATCATCTGTTACTTCTGCATTTGGAAAGGGGTCAAGTCCACAGGCAAG GTGGTGTATTTCACGGCCACGTTCCCATACCTCATGCTGGTCGTTCTGCTGATCAGAGGAGTCTCCCTGCCCGGGGCATCCCAGGGAATCCTGTTTTACCTTTATCCAGACCTCAGTCGCCTTGGGGACCCCCAG GTCTGGATGGACGCAGGCACTCAAATCTTCTTTTCGTATGCAATTTGTCTGGGATGCCTGACAGCTCTGGGCAGCTATAACAAATACCATAACAACTGCTACAG GGACTGCGTGGCCCTCTGCTTCCTCAACAGTGGCACCAGCTTTGTGGCTGGTTTTGCCATCTTCTCCATCCTCGGCTTCATGGCAGGGGAGCAGGGCGTGCCCATCGCCGAGGTGGCTGAGTCAG GGCCTGGCCTGGCATTCATCGCCTACCCTCGGGCTGTGGTCATGCTGCCCTTCTCACCGCTCTGGGCATGCTTCTTCTTCCTGATGGTTGTTTTGCTGGGACTGGACAGTCAG TTTGTCTGCGTGGAGAGCCTTGTCACAGCTCTTGTGGACATGTACCCCACCATCTTCCGCAAGAAGAACCGCCGGGAGACCCTTATCCTGCTGGTCTCCATCCTCTCCTATCTGGTTGGGTTGGTGATGCTCACAGAG GGTGGGATGTATGTCTTCCAGCTCTTTGATTACTATgctgccagtggcatgtgcctGCTCTTTGTGGCCATTTTCGAGACTCTCTGCATCGCTTGGGTCTATG GTGCTGAGCGTTTCTACGATAACATTGAAGATATGATCGGCTACCGGCCATGGCCCATCATCAAATACTGCTGGCTTTTCATCACCCCAGCGGTTTGCATG GCAACGTTCCTGTTCTCTCTGATCAAATACACCCCCCTGACCTACAACAAGAAGTATGTGTATCCATGGTGGGGAGACAccctgggctggctgctggcccTCTCCTCCATGGTGTGCATCCCTCTCTGGATCATCTACAAACTCTCCACCATCAAAGGCTCCCTCAGAGAG CACCCTTATGAAAAAGTTCATTAG
- the LOC141944658 gene encoding sodium- and chloride-dependent GABA transporter 2 isoform X5, producing MDYRVPGAVSNGETVPAHPGMEKEKEEEEEEQTLERGQWNNKLEYVLSVAGEIIGLGNVWRFPYLCYKNGGGAFFIPYLIFLFTCGIPVFFLETALGQYTSQGGVTAWRRICPLFEGIGYASQVIVVLLNFYYIIVLAWALFYLFSSFTIDLPWGSCDHEWNTGNCMELQKANSTLNVTNENATSPVIEFWERRVLKISDGIQHLGSLRWELALCLLLAWIICYFCIWKGVKSTGKVVYFTATFPYLMLVVLLIRGVSLPGASQGILFYLYPDLSRLGDPQVWMDAGTQIFFSYAICLGCLTALGSYNKYHNNCYRDCVALCFLNSGTSFVAGFAIFSILGFMAGEQGVPIAEVAESGPGLAFIAYPRAVVMLPFSPLWACFFFLMVVLLGLDSQFVCVESLVTALVDMYPTIFRKKNRRETLILLVSILSYLVGLVMLTEGGMYVFQLFDYYAASGMCLLFVAIFETLCIAWVYGNVPVLSDQIHPPDLQQEVCVSMVGRHPGLAAGPLLHGVHPSLDHLQTLHHQRLPQRAPL from the exons ATGGATTACAGAGTCCCTGGTGCTGTCAGCAATGGCGAAACAGTGCCCGCACACCCCGGcatggagaaggagaaggaggaggaggaggaggagcagaccCTGGAGCGAGGGCAGTGGAACAATAAGCTGGAGTACGTCCTGTCTGTGGCTGGGGAGATCATCGGCCTGGGAAATGTCTGGCGCTTTCCCTACCTCTGCTACAAGAACGGTGGAG GTGCCTTCTTCATCCCCTACCTCATCTTCCTCTTCACCTGTGGGATCCCCGTCTTCTTCCTGGAGACAGCGCTGGGGCAGTACACCAGCCAGGGAGGGGTGACGGCCTGGCGTAGGATCTGTCCCCTCTTTGAAG GAATTGGCTACGCCTCACAGGTCATCGTCGTACTGCTGAACTTCTACTACATCATTGTCCTGGCCTGGGCCTTGTTTTATCTCTTCAGTTCGTTCACCATCGACCTCCCCTGGGGCAGCTGTGACCACGAGTGGAACACAG GGAACTGCATGGAACTTCAGAAGGCAAACTCAACACTCAACGTGACCAATGAAAACGCCACGTCCCCTGTCATCGAGTTCTGGGA GAGGAGAGTGCTAAAGATTTCTGATGGCATCCAGCACCTGGGCAGCCTGCGCTGGGAGCTGGCTCTCTGTCTCTTGCTGGCGTGGATCATCTGTTACTTCTGCATTTGGAAAGGGGTCAAGTCCACAGGCAAG GTGGTGTATTTCACGGCCACGTTCCCATACCTCATGCTGGTCGTTCTGCTGATCAGAGGAGTCTCCCTGCCCGGGGCATCCCAGGGAATCCTGTTTTACCTTTATCCAGACCTCAGTCGCCTTGGGGACCCCCAG GTCTGGATGGACGCAGGCACTCAAATCTTCTTTTCGTATGCAATTTGTCTGGGATGCCTGACAGCTCTGGGCAGCTATAACAAATACCATAACAACTGCTACAG GGACTGCGTGGCCCTCTGCTTCCTCAACAGTGGCACCAGCTTTGTGGCTGGTTTTGCCATCTTCTCCATCCTCGGCTTCATGGCAGGGGAGCAGGGCGTGCCCATCGCCGAGGTGGCTGAGTCAG GGCCTGGCCTGGCATTCATCGCCTACCCTCGGGCTGTGGTCATGCTGCCCTTCTCACCGCTCTGGGCATGCTTCTTCTTCCTGATGGTTGTTTTGCTGGGACTGGACAGTCAG TTTGTCTGCGTGGAGAGCCTTGTCACAGCTCTTGTGGACATGTACCCCACCATCTTCCGCAAGAAGAACCGCCGGGAGACCCTTATCCTGCTGGTCTCCATCCTCTCCTATCTGGTTGGGTTGGTGATGCTCACAGAG GGTGGGATGTATGTCTTCCAGCTCTTTGATTACTATgctgccagtggcatgtgcctGCTCTTTGTGGCCATTTTCGAGACTCTCTGCATCGCTTGGGTCTATG GCAACGTTCCTGTTCTCTCTGATCAAATACACCCCCCTGACCTACAACAAGAAGTATGTGTATCCATGGTGGGGAGACAccctgggctggctgctggcccTCTCCTCCATGGTGTGCATCCCTCTCTGGATCATCTACAAACTCTCCACCATCAAAGGCTCCCTCAGAGAG CACCCTTATGA